Proteins from a single region of Butyrivibrio fibrisolvens:
- a CDS encoding AraC family transcriptional regulator has product MSLESENNNTLIFQVGPPFDMAYHNSITHYPVGPHSHNAAELYFTLTDLPDVLLGDTVLAVPAGTLIIIPPFCVHQLYHEAGEKYERYILTIHDKWLDGVLCEGSSEFAYIKEGSKPLLLFPDVEQKRELIRHFDGLLSYMDNRTTPDSMVAFFSLLGDIHFLKMKQKKTHSMKVSASQKKVNDIISYLSEHLQDNLTISDLAAHFYLNPDYLARLFKRHMHVSLGHYITLQRISAAQTLLREGKTVREVQEYLGYSSYTYFFKTFQKITGISPSSYRRMTFLC; this is encoded by the coding sequence ATGTCATTAGAAAGCGAAAACAATAACACACTCATATTTCAAGTGGGACCGCCATTTGATATGGCTTACCACAACAGTATTACTCACTACCCTGTCGGCCCCCATTCTCATAACGCGGCAGAGCTCTACTTCACCCTTACAGACCTTCCGGATGTTCTTCTTGGTGACACTGTTCTTGCGGTTCCTGCCGGAACCCTTATCATCATTCCGCCATTTTGCGTTCACCAGCTCTATCATGAAGCCGGAGAAAAATATGAACGCTACATCCTTACGATTCATGACAAATGGCTTGATGGCGTACTCTGCGAAGGTTCATCTGAGTTTGCTTATATAAAAGAAGGCAGCAAGCCACTACTTCTTTTCCCAGATGTCGAACAAAAAAGAGAGCTCATCCGCCATTTTGACGGACTGCTCTCTTATATGGACAATCGTACCACTCCAGATTCCATGGTAGCTTTCTTTAGCCTGCTTGGAGATATTCATTTTCTTAAGATGAAACAAAAGAAAACTCATTCCATGAAAGTATCAGCCTCCCAGAAGAAGGTCAACGACATCATTTCATATCTCTCTGAACATCTTCAGGATAATCTTACCATATCAGATCTGGCTGCACATTTTTATTTGAATCCTGATTATCTTGCACGCCTTTTTAAACGCCACATGCATGTATCTTTAGGGCATTATATAACTCTTCAGCGTATTAGTGCAGCTCAGACGCTTCTTCGTGAGGGGAAGACTGTTCGTGAAGTCCAGGAATATTTAGGGTATTCAAGTTATACATACTTTTTCAAAACATTTCAGAAGATCACCGGCATCTCTCCAAGTAGCTATAGACGTATGACTTTTCTGTGTTAA
- a CDS encoding helix-turn-helix transcriptional regulator: MKFQPERLIQLRESLGISKAAAARKLNMSAMGYGRYERGEREPSFQTVSFIANAFNTTTDYLYGLSDKPKCETITISASDEPELFALVQSIKNDDSQTRRLLEYYKQLTAMKQ, translated from the coding sequence ATGAAATTCCAGCCAGAGAGACTTATACAACTTCGCGAATCACTTGGAATCAGTAAAGCTGCTGCCGCCAGAAAACTCAACATGTCGGCGATGGGATATGGACGTTATGAAAGAGGCGAGCGAGAACCATCATTTCAAACTGTAAGTTTTATTGCAAATGCGTTCAATACAACAACAGATTACCTTTACGGCTTGTCAGATAAACCGAAATGTGAGACCATAACTATCTCGGCATCTGATGAACCTGAGTTATTTGCTCTTGTACAATCAATTAAAAATGACGATTCTCAAACAAGAAGACTATTAGAGTACTACAAGCAGCTAACAGCAATGAAACAATAG
- a CDS encoding Gfo/Idh/MocA family oxidoreductase produces the protein MKKVGIIGCGSIAQVHAWTLGNMEDVEICALCDVDVSRARNIADKYLNEKNRGSIHSEKYTDDKEVDGVFEDKREKESLIYTNWHDLLDIDIDAVHICTPHYLHAPMAVEFIKRGKAVFCEKPCAISLEQFDELKNADLKHPGLLGYCFQNRYNETTLLMDKLIAEGRIGEVTGVRAFVTWRRDRSYYEGSPWKGRFETEGGGALINQSIHTLDLMLRYLGEPEQVKASISNHHLPSIEVEDTVEAWMMFEGGRRGCFYASNGYVTDAPVIIDIQGETGRISLNGRKVSLYAEGKDPEHFLCERQQGIGKDYWGCGHKACIRDFYKCLESGERFQNDLGGATNTFNTMMKIYEDSQAEHILTSGGGASYIRVGDMVICSNHMS, from the coding sequence ATGAAAAAAGTTGGAATAATTGGCTGCGGGAGTATTGCGCAGGTGCATGCGTGGACCCTTGGTAACATGGAAGATGTAGAGATATGCGCATTGTGCGATGTTGACGTATCAAGGGCAAGGAATATTGCTGATAAGTATTTAAATGAAAAGAATCGTGGCAGTATACATTCAGAAAAGTATACAGACGACAAGGAAGTTGATGGTGTATTTGAGGATAAGAGAGAAAAGGAGTCTTTAATATATACCAATTGGCACGATCTTCTTGATATTGATATAGACGCAGTTCATATCTGTACGCCGCATTATCTTCATGCGCCGATGGCGGTGGAATTTATTAAAAGGGGCAAGGCTGTCTTTTGCGAAAAGCCCTGTGCTATAAGTTTAGAGCAGTTTGATGAGTTGAAAAATGCAGACTTGAAGCATCCGGGATTACTTGGATATTGCTTTCAGAACAGGTATAACGAAACAACTCTTTTAATGGATAAGCTGATAGCTGAAGGCAGGATCGGGGAAGTTACAGGCGTTCGTGCATTTGTTACCTGGAGGCGAGATAGAAGCTACTATGAAGGAAGTCCCTGGAAGGGAAGATTTGAAACTGAGGGTGGCGGTGCGCTTATAAACCAGTCCATACATACGCTTGATCTGATGCTTCGATATCTTGGTGAGCCTGAACAGGTGAAAGCATCTATCTCTAATCATCACCTGCCTTCTATAGAAGTTGAAGATACTGTGGAAGCATGGATGATGTTTGAAGGTGGAAGGCGTGGGTGCTTTTATGCATCAAACGGATATGTAACAGATGCTCCTGTCATCATAGATATTCAGGGTGAAACGGGCAGGATCAGTTTGAATGGCAGGAAAGTAAGCCTGTATGCGGAAGGCAAGGATCCGGAACATTTTCTTTGTGAGAGGCAGCAGGGTATTGGCAAGGACTATTGGGGCTGCGGACACAAAGCCTGCATCAGAGATTTCTATAAGTGCCTTGAATCTGGAGAGAGATTTCAAAACGATCTGGGTGGAGCAACGAATACCTTCAATACCATGATGAAGATTTACGAAGATAGCCAAGCTGAACATATCCTGACTTCAGGCGGTGGAGCATCATATATAAGAGTTGGCGATATGGTCATATGTTCAAATCACATGAGCTAG
- a CDS encoding PfkB family carbohydrate kinase yields the protein MEKVDVVALGELLIDFTENGISAHGNPIMEANPGGAVCNVLSMLSGLSKSTAYIGKVGKDIFGKQLTEAIRSVGIDDSGLVVDDNVNTTLAFVHTYEDGDRDFSFYRNPGADMMLTVDELNLDLVRNCRIFHYGSLSMTSKCCEEATFKAIEVAKESGAIISFDPNLREPLWDSLDHAKEEISKGMKQCDILKISDNEIIWFTGKEDFDEGVEELRKQFNPKLITVTMGKDGSRAYYGDKIVSVPGFVNENTIETTGAGDTFGACVLNYILEQGLDGLTEDDLKEMLTFANAAASIITTRKGALKVMPSREEVEKLLRS from the coding sequence ATGGAGAAGGTAGATGTAGTAGCGTTAGGAGAATTACTTATAGATTTTACAGAAAATGGAATAAGCGCTCATGGTAATCCTATTATGGAAGCTAATCCCGGCGGAGCTGTATGTAATGTTCTGTCTATGCTTTCAGGCCTTTCTAAATCTACAGCATATATTGGTAAGGTGGGAAAAGACATATTTGGAAAACAGCTCACAGAAGCTATAAGGAGCGTTGGCATTGACGATTCCGGCCTTGTTGTTGATGACAATGTTAATACAACACTTGCCTTCGTTCATACCTACGAGGATGGAGACAGAGATTTCTCTTTTTACAGAAATCCCGGAGCTGATATGATGCTTACAGTAGATGAGCTCAATCTCGACCTTGTGAGAAATTGCAGGATCTTCCACTACGGAAGTCTGTCTATGACCAGCAAGTGCTGCGAAGAAGCTACATTTAAGGCTATAGAAGTAGCTAAAGAAAGTGGCGCTATCATAAGCTTTGATCCAAATCTTCGTGAACCCTTGTGGGATAGCCTTGATCATGCCAAGGAAGAGATATCTAAAGGCATGAAGCAGTGCGATATCTTAAAGATCTCTGACAACGAGATCATATGGTTTACAGGCAAAGAGGACTTTGATGAAGGCGTAGAAGAACTTAGAAAGCAGTTTAATCCTAAGCTTATCACAGTCACTATGGGCAAAGACGGAAGCAGAGCTTATTATGGGGATAAGATTGTATCAGTACCTGGTTTTGTTAATGAGAATACTATCGAAACTACAGGAGCAGGCGATACCTTTGGAGCATGTGTGCTCAATTATATCCTCGAGCAGGGACTTGATGGTCTTACAGAAGATGATCTTAAAGAGATGCTGACATTTGCCAATGCTGCAGCATCTATAATAACCACCAGAAAAGGCGCACTTAAGGTCATGCCTTCAAGAGAAGAGGTAGAAAAGCTTTTGCGTTCTTAA
- a CDS encoding Gfo/Idh/MocA family oxidoreductase has translation MEEVRIGIIGIGGMGTNHARTITEGQVPGLRLTAVADVRQARLDWARENLPEDISLFSDGKELIDSGKCDAVLIATPHYFHPEYVIYALEHGVHALSEKPAGVYTKQVRQMNEVAAKSDKVFAIMFNQRTNCVYRKLHEMIESGELGKLKRVNWIITDWYRTQAYYDAAGWKATWVGEGGGVLLNQCPHQLDLLQWLCGLPVKVRAFCHEAKWHDIEVEDDVTAYMEFEGGATGVFVTTTGDAPGTNRLELTFDKAKIVCEHDKLIMDKLKISEREFCKTEKNGFAKPETERIIVETDGMNEQHVGVFKAFTNKILHNSPLIADGQEGINGLMLSNAMFLSSWLDKTVELPIDEDLFLEELNKRRKTSKLKEDTGIVFDTTGTY, from the coding sequence ATGGAAGAAGTAAGAATAGGAATTATAGGAATAGGCGGTATGGGCACTAACCATGCAAGAACCATTACAGAAGGTCAGGTGCCAGGCCTTAGATTAACTGCGGTTGCAGATGTCAGGCAGGCAAGGCTTGACTGGGCTAGGGAGAATCTGCCTGAAGACATATCTCTATTTTCTGATGGAAAAGAACTTATTGATTCAGGAAAGTGCGATGCGGTCCTCATAGCAACGCCTCATTATTTTCACCCGGAATATGTTATCTACGCCCTTGAACATGGAGTACACGCTCTTAGCGAAAAGCCCGCAGGTGTCTATACCAAGCAGGTAAGGCAGATGAATGAGGTTGCAGCAAAGTCAGACAAGGTATTTGCCATAATGTTCAATCAGCGTACAAACTGCGTATACAGAAAGCTTCACGAGATGATAGAAAGCGGCGAACTTGGTAAACTCAAGCGCGTCAACTGGATCATCACAGACTGGTATAGAACACAGGCCTATTATGATGCAGCTGGCTGGAAGGCAACCTGGGTAGGTGAAGGTGGCGGAGTTTTACTTAATCAGTGCCCGCACCAGCTGGACCTCTTACAGTGGCTTTGCGGACTTCCTGTAAAAGTACGCGCATTCTGCCATGAAGCCAAGTGGCACGATATCGAGGTTGAAGATGATGTTACTGCATACATGGAATTTGAAGGCGGCGCTACAGGCGTATTTGTAACTACAACAGGCGATGCCCCCGGCACCAACCGTTTGGAGCTTACATTTGACAAAGCTAAGATCGTATGTGAACACGACAAGCTCATAATGGACAAGCTTAAAATAAGTGAAAGAGAGTTTTGCAAGACTGAAAAAAACGGCTTTGCAAAGCCTGAGACAGAACGGATCATAGTTGAAACAGACGGAATGAATGAGCAGCATGTAGGCGTATTCAAGGCATTTACTAATAAAATACTACACAATTCGCCGCTTATTGCTGATGGTCAGGAAGGTATCAACGGCCTGATGCTTTCAAACGCAATGTTCCTTTCTTCATGGCTTGATAAAACCGTCGAACTTCCTATAGATGAAGATCTTTTCCTTGAAGAACTGAACAAAAGAAGAAAGACCTCCAAATTAAAAGAAGATACCGGAATTGTATTTGATACAACCGGAACATACTGA
- a CDS encoding cation:proton antiporter, which translates to MLLSISLMFIIGMFLGFICKKIKLPSLIGLLLTGMILGPHILNLIDDSILGISSELRKIALIIILTRAGLGLDLSGLKKIGRPALLMCFVPASCELIGMMILAPRLLGLSLLEAAILGAVLAAVSPAVVVPRMVKLMDEGYGVDKGIPQLILAGASVDDVYVIVLFTTFLGMIQGQGVFVMSFVNIPVSIVLGIAIGLVTGYILSLYFEKIHIRDTTKVLIILCISFILVVTEDSLNTPITFSALIAIMFIGIGLKKKREIVAIRLSKKYEKLWVAAEVLLFVLVGAAINIEYIGKVGPVAVLLIIGALVFRMFGVFICLLGTKMSKKERLFVMLAYTPKATVQAAIGGIPLSAGLACGDTVLTVAVLAIVITAPLGAFAIDRTYKRFLDKK; encoded by the coding sequence ATGTTATTAAGTATTTCACTAATGTTTATAATAGGGATGTTCCTAGGCTTTATCTGTAAGAAGATTAAGCTCCCAAGTCTAATTGGATTACTTCTTACAGGAATGATCCTTGGTCCTCATATCCTAAATCTGATAGATGACAGTATCCTGGGAATATCATCAGAACTTCGTAAGATCGCACTGATAATCATACTTACAAGAGCTGGGCTTGGCCTTGATCTGTCAGGACTTAAGAAAATAGGAAGACCGGCTCTTCTCATGTGCTTCGTGCCGGCAAGCTGTGAACTTATAGGAATGATGATACTTGCACCAAGGCTTCTTGGTTTATCACTACTTGAAGCAGCTATTCTTGGAGCCGTACTTGCAGCAGTATCACCCGCAGTAGTAGTACCACGTATGGTGAAGCTCATGGATGAAGGCTACGGCGTAGATAAAGGCATACCGCAGCTGATCCTTGCAGGAGCTTCAGTAGATGATGTATATGTCATAGTTTTATTTACAACATTCCTTGGAATGATCCAGGGACAAGGCGTTTTTGTTATGAGCTTTGTTAACATCCCTGTATCCATCGTACTCGGAATTGCCATAGGACTTGTGACCGGATATATATTATCTCTATATTTTGAAAAAATACATATAAGAGACACCACCAAAGTCCTGATCATCCTGTGCATTTCTTTCATTCTTGTAGTAACTGAAGATAGCCTAAATACACCTATCACATTCTCAGCTTTGATTGCTATCATGTTCATTGGAATTGGACTTAAGAAAAAAAGAGAGATAGTAGCAATAAGACTATCCAAGAAATATGAAAAGCTCTGGGTGGCAGCAGAAGTTTTATTATTCGTTCTAGTTGGAGCTGCCATAAACATAGAATACATTGGGAAAGTTGGCCCGGTAGCAGTTCTTCTCATAATAGGAGCACTCGTTTTCAGAATGTTTGGCGTATTTATATGCCTTCTTGGAACGAAGATGTCCAAAAAAGAAAGACTCTTTGTCATGCTGGCTTACACTCCTAAAGCAACCGTACAGGCTGCGATCGGTGGAATTCCGTTATCTGCAGGACTTGCCTGCGGTGACACGGTTTTAACAGTTGCAGTTCTTGCAATCGTGATAACCGCGCCACTTGGAGCATTTGCAATTGACAGAACTTATAAGAGATTCTTGGATAAAAAGTAA
- a CDS encoding Rpn family recombination-promoting nuclease/putative transposase: protein MGDKDLLAKQYLAQNDVFADAFNFFLFDGKKVIKPKELEEQDATELAVIQKMKTVFSNQKMRDVLKLCTIKHSKLATLVLLGIEAQSNVHYAMPVRDYLYDALNYASQVEAIRKKHSEDKDLKGDEYISGFSKKDRIIPVITLCICLDKKKWDAPRSLFDMFGEVDPRIREYVDDYKLNLITPDEIDDFTKFNSQLGILLEFIHNSDDKDKLRDIINTRKEYTSVDVRTVNMINLFTSANISVDNAKGGQVDMCQAIQGIIEDSRAEGHAEGHAKGRAEGRAEGADMLAELLKVLKPGSDEFNKALNATEAERQELYKKYNITSKK from the coding sequence ATGGGGGATAAAGATTTATTAGCCAAACAATACTTGGCTCAAAATGACGTGTTTGCCGATGCTTTTAATTTCTTTTTGTTTGATGGTAAGAAAGTTATAAAACCAAAAGAATTAGAAGAACAGGATGCTACAGAACTTGCAGTCATTCAGAAGATGAAAACCGTCTTTTCTAATCAAAAAATGAGAGACGTTTTAAAACTATGCACAATAAAACATAGTAAATTGGCAACACTCGTCTTATTAGGAATTGAAGCACAATCTAATGTCCATTATGCAATGCCGGTTAGAGATTATCTATATGATGCTCTTAATTATGCATCACAGGTTGAAGCAATCCGTAAGAAACATAGTGAAGATAAGGATCTTAAAGGCGATGAGTATATATCAGGATTTTCTAAAAAGGATCGGATAATCCCAGTTATAACGCTTTGCATATGTCTGGATAAGAAAAAATGGGATGCACCAAGATCATTATTCGATATGTTTGGAGAAGTCGATCCAAGAATCAGAGAATATGTAGATGATTATAAACTCAATCTTATTACTCCGGACGAAATTGATGACTTTACAAAGTTCAATTCTCAATTAGGAATTCTACTTGAATTCATCCATAATTCGGATGACAAAGATAAGCTGCGTGATATAATAAACACAAGGAAAGAGTATACGAGCGTTGATGTAAGAACTGTTAATATGATCAATTTGTTTACATCAGCGAATATTTCTGTAGATAATGCCAAAGGAGGGCAAGTTGACATGTGCCAAGCTATACAAGGAATAATTGAAGATAGTCGTGCTGAAGGTCATGCTGAGGGCCATGCTAAAGGCCGCGCTGAGGGTCGTGCTGAGGGTGCTGATATGTTAGCAGAACTCCTTAAGGTATTAAAACCTGGAAGTGACGAGTTCAATAAAGCATTAAATGCAACTGAAGCAGAAAGACAAGAACTATATAAGAAGTATAATATTACCAGCAAAAAATAA